The Gemella massiliensis genome contains a region encoding:
- the mtrB gene encoding trp RNA-binding attenuation protein MtrB, with the protein MKQADYIIIRAEVDNVKVITKKINNEESLEILNKGEVIILNIFDNIKNFKIKGRARIVSTLDQVISE; encoded by the coding sequence ATGAAACAAGCTGATTATATAATAATAAGAGCCGAAGTGGATAATGTTAAAGTTATTACCAAGAAAATAAACAATGAAGAATCTTTGGAGATTTTAAATAAAGGCGAGGTAATTATTTTGAATATTTTTGATAATATTAAAAATTTCAAAATAAAAGGTCGGGCAAGAATAGTATCAACCCTTGATCAAGTAATTTCAGAGTAA
- the folE gene encoding GTP cyclohydrolase I FolE produces the protein MKNKEQSMELIKTLLENFGEDPTRKGLMDTPKRCVKMYEELLSKTNVDPKEEINTFFESDNDEPILVKDIQFYSLCEHHMLPFYGVCHIAYVPKNRKITGLSKLARLVESASRRLQIQEDMTLMIVNAMEEQLHPKGVYVVIEAEHMCMAMRGIKKIGSKTVTSKKTGVFLEDNNLVKDIQYKIKL, from the coding sequence TTGAAGAATAAAGAACAGTCAATGGAACTTATAAAAACTTTATTAGAAAACTTTGGAGAAGATCCTACAAGAAAGGGACTTATGGATACACCAAAACGTTGTGTAAAAATGTATGAAGAATTGTTATCAAAGACGAATGTAGATCCCAAAGAGGAAATTAATACATTTTTCGAATCAGATAACGATGAACCTATATTAGTGAAAGATATTCAATTTTATTCACTATGTGAACACCATATGCTTCCATTTTATGGAGTATGTCATATAGCATATGTTCCTAAAAATAGAAAAATAACAGGACTTAGTAAATTAGCACGTCTTGTTGAAAGTGCAAGTCGTCGTTTGCAAATTCAAGAGGATATGACCCTCATGATAGTAAATGCAATGGAAGAACAACTACACCCTAAAGGTGTCTATGTTGTTATAGAAGCGGAGCATATGTGTATGGCTATGAGGGGAATAAAAAAAATAGGTTCTAAGACGGTAACCAGTAAAAAAACAGGGGTATTTTTAGAAGATAACAATTTAGTAAAAGATATTCAATATAAAATTAAACTGTAA
- a CDS encoding HU family DNA-binding protein yields MNKSELISKVAEKSGLQKKQATAAIEAFVETVEETLAKGEKIQIIGFGNFEVRERAARKGRNPQTNEVIEIAASKVPAFKAGKALKDAVK; encoded by the coding sequence ATGAATAAATCAGAATTAATTTCAAAAGTAGCTGAGAAATCAGGACTACAAAAAAAACAAGCAACTGCAGCTATCGAAGCATTCGTAGAAACAGTTGAAGAAACTCTAGCTAAAGGTGAAAAAATTCAAATTATTGGATTTGGTAACTTTGAAGTAAGAGAAAGAGCTGCTCGTAAAGGTCGTAACCCACAAACTAATGAAGTAATTGAAATTGCAGCTAGTAAAGTACCTGCATTCAAAGCTGGTAAAGCACTTAAAGATGCAGTAAAATAA
- a CDS encoding NAD(P)H-dependent glycerol-3-phosphate dehydrogenase translates to MKISVIGSGSWGTALSQAIVDNGHELRLYSRNEKTRDEINTEHTNKRYLKNIKLPENVIATSNLEEAVKFGEVLVIAVPTKAMRETMKKINVYLDIPKYIIHVSKGLEMETNKRMSEVIEDEIDSNLLKGVGVLSGPSHAEELVLRNPTVVAIASKNDKLNKLAQKIFHNKYFRIYVNKDIIGVEVGGALKNIIAVGCGIIDGMKLGDNAKAALLTRGLIEITRLGTKLGAKQMTFLGLGGIGDLVVTCTSKHSRNYNCGYLIGKGYTLEEAVAKLDMVAEGVRTTKVCYQLAKKYNVYMPITENIYKVLYEDLSINDCAKNLMKNVASEELNRFE, encoded by the coding sequence ATGAAAATATCAGTAATAGGTTCTGGAAGCTGGGGAACAGCATTGTCACAGGCGATAGTTGATAACGGACACGAACTTCGACTGTATTCGAGAAATGAGAAAACAAGGGATGAAATAAATACTGAACACACTAATAAACGATATTTAAAAAATATAAAGTTACCTGAAAATGTTATCGCTACCAGTAATCTTGAAGAAGCGGTAAAGTTTGGTGAAGTATTAGTAATAGCAGTTCCAACAAAAGCAATGAGAGAGACAATGAAAAAAATAAATGTTTATTTAGATATTCCAAAGTATATTATTCATGTTTCAAAAGGGTTGGAGATGGAAACTAATAAACGTATGTCAGAAGTAATAGAAGATGAGATAGATAGTAATTTATTAAAAGGTGTCGGAGTTTTAAGCGGACCGTCACACGCGGAAGAATTAGTTTTAAGAAATCCTACCGTTGTGGCTATAGCTTCTAAAAATGATAAATTAAATAAATTAGCTCAGAAAATTTTTCATAATAAATATTTTAGAATCTATGTCAATAAAGATATTATCGGTGTAGAAGTGGGTGGTGCTTTAAAAAATATTATTGCAGTTGGTTGTGGAATAATAGACGGAATGAAATTAGGAGATAATGCTAAGGCCGCTTTACTTACGCGCGGATTAATAGAAATAACACGTCTTGGGACAAAACTAGGTGCAAAACAGATGACTTTCTTAGGACTTGGCGGTATCGGAGATTTAGTTGTAACGTGTACTTCAAAACATTCAAGAAATTATAATTGTGGTTATTTAATTGGTAAGGGATATACATTAGAAGAAGCAGTTGCTAAATTAGATATGGTGGCAGAAGGAGTTAGAACTACAAAAGTTTGCTATCAACTTGCAAAAAAATATAATGTTTATATGCCTATAACAGAAAATATTTATAAAGTATTGTATGAAGATTTGTCAATAAATGATTGTGCTAAAAATTTGATGAAAAATGTAGCTAGTGAAGAATTAAATAGATTTGAATAA
- a CDS encoding heavy metal translocating P-type ATPase, with product MKKERDIIKFLISYNVLRFVVGILIFITAGLFSNNNYSLLLLLLVYFILGYDVLYKSIKNIIKGNFFDENFLMAIATIGGIYIGVYSEAVAVMLFYQLGEIFADYASEQSRNSIKSLLKLRPDITNFKKKNGVVPVKPEDIKIGDVIVIKAGEKIALDGIVVSGSSNVDTSFLTGESIPCSVKENDKVLAGYVNYHGVIEVKVINTFQNSSIMKILKLVEEAANKKAPSEKFITKFSKIYTPLVVIGALLLIVIPLLILENFNIDTWLYRACMFLVISCPCALVVSIPTTYFSGLGLASKEGVLVKGSNYLDLLTKIETVVMDKTGTITEGVFSVVAITVKNTTKEELLKLAVAGEYYSNHPIAVSIKNYTTLKINEDLIKDYTELSGYGVSLSYNGDNILVGNDKLMIKNKIVFEKNNSLGTIVYIAKNNEFIGSIVIADKIKADTKKFIDSLKDKKIKTIMLTGDNKILAENVSKQLNIDEVYAELLPQNKLEIFEKIKINNRKKVMFIGDGINDTPTLARADIGVSMGSLGSDAAVETSDVVLMEDKPSKIITAINIAKKTRHIAYQNIIAIILVKVIFLTLGAFGIATMWEAIISDVGMTVIALLNSFRLLIKK from the coding sequence ATGAAAAAGGAAAGGGATATTATAAAATTTTTAATATCTTATAATGTATTGAGATTTGTTGTAGGGATACTAATATTTATAACAGCGGGGTTATTTAGTAATAATAATTACAGTTTATTATTACTACTTTTAGTATATTTTATTTTAGGGTATGATGTTTTATATAAATCAATAAAAAACATTATTAAAGGTAATTTTTTTGATGAGAATTTTCTAATGGCGATAGCAACAATTGGTGGAATTTATATAGGAGTATATTCAGAAGCGGTAGCGGTTATGTTATTCTATCAATTAGGTGAAATATTTGCCGATTATGCAAGTGAACAATCTCGGAATTCAATAAAGAGTTTATTAAAATTAAGACCGGATATTACTAATTTTAAAAAAAAAAATGGGGTAGTTCCGGTAAAACCGGAAGATATAAAAATAGGAGACGTTATAGTAATAAAAGCTGGAGAAAAGATTGCATTAGACGGTATTGTTGTTTCCGGCAGTTCAAACGTTGATACTTCTTTTTTAACAGGAGAATCAATACCGTGCAGTGTTAAAGAAAATGATAAAGTTTTAGCAGGATATGTTAACTATCACGGCGTTATTGAAGTAAAAGTAATAAATACTTTTCAAAATTCTTCTATTATGAAAATATTAAAATTGGTAGAGGAGGCAGCGAACAAAAAAGCTCCTTCAGAAAAATTTATTACAAAATTTTCAAAAATTTATACACCGCTTGTTGTTATTGGGGCATTATTATTAATTGTGATACCTTTGTTAATTTTAGAGAATTTTAATATAGATACTTGGTTGTATAGAGCATGTATGTTTTTGGTTATTTCCTGCCCTTGTGCATTGGTAGTATCCATTCCAACAACTTATTTCAGCGGATTGGGATTAGCTTCGAAAGAAGGGGTCTTAGTAAAAGGAAGTAATTATTTAGATTTATTGACAAAAATAGAAACAGTTGTAATGGATAAAACGGGAACAATAACCGAAGGAGTTTTTAGTGTAGTAGCAATCACTGTAAAAAATACAACAAAAGAAGAGTTGCTAAAATTAGCAGTAGCAGGAGAATATTATTCTAATCATCCAATAGCAGTATCAATAAAAAACTATACTACATTAAAAATCAATGAAGATTTAATAAAAGATTATACAGAGTTAAGTGGTTATGGCGTATCTTTATCGTATAATGGTGATAACATATTAGTTGGTAATGATAAGTTGATGATTAAAAATAAAATTGTCTTTGAAAAAAATAATTCATTAGGTACAATAGTATATATTGCTAAAAACAATGAATTTATCGGTAGCATAGTTATAGCTGATAAAATAAAAGCAGACACCAAAAAATTCATAGATTCTTTGAAAGATAAAAAAATAAAAACAATAATGTTAACCGGAGATAATAAAATATTAGCTGAAAACGTGTCGAAACAGTTGAATATAGATGAAGTTTATGCTGAATTATTGCCACAGAATAAGTTGGAAATATTTGAAAAAATAAAAATTAATAATAGAAAAAAAGTTATGTTTATTGGAGATGGTATTAACGATACACCAACTCTAGCACGAGCTGATATAGGTGTCTCAATGGGAAGTTTAGGGAGCGATGCTGCTGTTGAAACTTCAGATGTAGTGCTAATGGAAGATAAACCGTCAAAAATTATTACAGCGATTAATATAGCGAAAAAAACACGTCATATAGCCTACCAAAATATTATAGCGATTATTTTAGTAAAAGTTATATTTTTAACGCTCGGTGCATTTGGTATAGCAACTATGTGGGAAGCAATAATTTCCGATGTGGGAATGACGGTAATAGCGTTATTAAATTCATTTAGATTATTAATAAAAAAATAA
- a CDS encoding ArsR/SmtB family transcription factor yields the protein MNLEERDKVYNFLNLIADKRRIDIIYLIMKKRLCVQDIAEIINETVANTSYHLQQLKKGNIVKAEKEGKEVFYSLSDKHVYEILENVLEHISHK from the coding sequence TTGAATTTAGAAGAACGAGATAAAGTATACAATTTTTTAAACCTAATAGCTGATAAAAGGAGAATTGATATTATTTATTTAATAATGAAAAAAAGACTTTGTGTTCAAGATATAGCTGAAATTATAAATGAAACTGTGGCTAACACTTCTTATCATCTTCAGCAGTTAAAAAAGGGGAATATTGTAAAAGCTGAAAAAGAAGGAAAAGAAGTATTTTATTCACTCAGTGATAAACACGTTTATGAAATATTGGAAAATGTTTTAGAACATATTAGTCATAAATAA
- the der gene encoding ribosome biogenesis GTPase Der, giving the protein MAKPTVAIIGRPNVGKSTIFNKIIGDRLSIVEDVAGVTRDRIYSKAEWLNYSFFMIDTGGIELENTPFQKQIRAQAELAIDEADVIIFLTNGRDGVTADDEEVAKLLYKTDKPVILAVNKIDNFDMNHMIYDFYSLGFGEPFPISGSHGLGIGDLLDEVCKNFKVVDEKIEDKKIRFSLIGRPNVGKSSLINVILGKERVIASEIAGTTRDAIDTDFVHDGDEYVVIDTAGIRKRGKVYENCEKYSVLRSLKAIERSDVVLVVLNAEEGIIEQDKRVAGYAHESGKGVIIVVNKWDAIIKDDKTMNEFNEKIRDSFAYLDYAKIIYVSAKTKQRVFNIFPLIKESYENRQRRIQSSTLNEVVVDAVSMNPTPMDKGKRLNIFYASQVAINPPTFVFFVNYPELMHFSYERFLENRIRDSFNFEGTPIKLLTRKRN; this is encoded by the coding sequence ATGGCAAAACCAACAGTAGCTATTATTGGAAGACCAAATGTAGGAAAGTCTACTATTTTTAATAAAATAATAGGTGATCGTCTTTCGATAGTAGAAGACGTTGCGGGTGTAACTCGTGATAGAATATACTCAAAAGCAGAATGGTTAAATTATTCATTCTTTATGATTGATACAGGTGGGATTGAATTGGAAAATACACCTTTTCAAAAACAAATTAGAGCACAGGCGGAACTAGCGATAGATGAGGCGGATGTTATTATTTTCTTAACTAATGGACGTGATGGTGTTACTGCCGACGATGAAGAAGTAGCCAAGTTGTTATATAAAACTGATAAACCTGTAATACTTGCCGTTAATAAAATTGATAATTTTGATATGAATCACATGATTTATGATTTTTATTCACTAGGATTTGGAGAGCCGTTCCCGATTTCAGGTTCACACGGCTTGGGTATAGGAGATTTACTTGATGAAGTTTGTAAAAATTTCAAAGTAGTTGACGAAAAAATAGAGGATAAAAAAATCAGATTTTCATTAATAGGAAGACCAAATGTAGGAAAATCAAGTTTGATTAACGTTATTTTAGGGAAAGAGCGTGTTATAGCTTCTGAAATAGCAGGAACTACACGTGATGCGATTGATACCGATTTTGTTCATGATGGTGATGAATATGTAGTAATTGATACAGCGGGAATAAGAAAACGTGGTAAAGTATATGAAAATTGTGAAAAATATTCAGTATTACGTTCGTTAAAAGCAATTGAGCGTTCTGATGTTGTCTTGGTAGTTTTAAATGCAGAAGAGGGAATAATTGAACAGGATAAACGAGTAGCAGGATATGCTCATGAATCAGGTAAAGGTGTTATTATTGTTGTTAATAAATGGGATGCGATAATTAAAGATGATAAAACTATGAACGAATTTAATGAAAAAATTCGTGATAGTTTTGCATATTTAGATTATGCTAAAATCATTTATGTTTCAGCAAAAACTAAACAACGAGTATTTAATATTTTTCCATTGATAAAAGAATCTTATGAAAATAGACAACGCCGTATTCAATCTTCAACACTTAATGAAGTTGTTGTAGATGCGGTATCTATGAACCCTACTCCAATGGACAAAGGGAAACGTCTAAATATTTTTTATGCTTCTCAGGTTGCTATTAACCCACCGACATTTGTATTTTTTGTTAATTATCCGGAATTAATGCACTTTTCTTATGAGAGATTTTTAGAAAATAGAATAAGAGATTCATTCAACTTTGAAGGAACTCCAATTAAATTATTAACAAGAAAACGAAATTGA